The DNA window CTCGCCGTGGTCCATGTGACCATGGCCCGCGAGCTGACCGTCTTCACCGTAATCCTCGCCGCCCGGCAGCATGGAACGCACCGCGACCCCGTCGATGGCAATGCCCTCGCCGTCAGCGGTCTCGAGGGTGACATCGACCGTGTCGCCAGCGGGGATCTCCGGGGCGTAGCCCATGATCATCAGATGGTCGCCACCCGGCTTCAGCTCGAAGGTGCCGCCGGCGGGGATCGTGATGCCACCTTCCTTCTCCTGCATGACGCCGTCCACGGTCTCGTGGATCTCGTAGGAAGCCTCGCCCAGCGAGGTGGTGAAGCCGGTAACCGTGATCTCGTTATCCGAGGTGTTGTGGATGGTACCGAAGATGGCGGTCATCTCGGTGCCGTCCTCCGCATCAGCGGCGGCCTTGGCGCGCACGGTGCCGTTTTCCAGTTTGAG is part of the Corynebacterium imitans genome and encodes:
- a CDS encoding copper chaperone PCu(A)C; translation: MSIFRSTSIALAAATALALGACTPPNENDSTQTEETTAASESAAADSSDAADTEGELLGDGDLKLENGTVRAKAAADAEDGTEMTAIFGTIHNTSDNEITVTGFTTSLGEASYEIHETVDGVMQEKEGGITIPAGGTFELKPGGDHLMIMGYAPEIPAGDTVDVTLETADGEGIAIDGVAVRSMLPGGEDYGEDGQLAGHGHMDHGEMDHSAH